From Virgibacillus natechei, the proteins below share one genomic window:
- a CDS encoding 1,4-dihydroxy-2-naphthoate polyprenyltransferase produces the protein MQSTDKIDIKQALNEKEGFQIWWRLLRPHTLTASFVPVFVGSMLAFTHDSINILLFIAMLVASMLIQAATNMFNEYYDFVRGLDNENSVGIGGTIVRDGIKPKTILTIAFSFFGVALLLGIYICIASSWWIAVIGLVSMIIGYLYTGGPYPIAYTPFGELFSGFLMGTVIIGISYFIQTQTVTATVIWISIPVAIFIGSIMLSNNIRDLDNDKENGRKTIAILLGRKKAVNFLAILFIAAYGFTAIFIIAGMLPLWSIITFLSVKKAIEVIKNFRGKTQPIEMMPAMVATGKTNTIYGSLLGLSLLISSFI, from the coding sequence ATGCAATCGACAGATAAAATAGATATAAAACAGGCTTTAAATGAAAAAGAAGGTTTTCAAATCTGGTGGCGCTTATTACGCCCGCATACCTTAACAGCGTCATTCGTCCCAGTCTTTGTTGGTTCAATGTTAGCTTTTACACATGATTCTATAAACATATTGCTATTTATCGCTATGTTGGTAGCATCCATGCTTATTCAAGCTGCAACGAATATGTTTAATGAATATTATGATTTTGTTCGTGGACTCGATAATGAGAATTCTGTAGGCATTGGCGGTACAATTGTACGAGATGGTATTAAACCAAAAACAATTTTAACCATTGCTTTCTCATTCTTTGGGGTCGCATTACTGCTTGGCATCTATATATGTATCGCTTCCAGCTGGTGGATTGCAGTAATTGGTTTAGTAAGTATGATTATCGGTTATTTATATACAGGAGGACCCTACCCGATTGCATACACCCCATTTGGTGAACTTTTTTCCGGATTTCTGATGGGAACCGTCATTATAGGTATCAGCTATTTCATTCAAACGCAAACCGTAACCGCAACTGTTATCTGGATTTCCATTCCAGTAGCTATCTTCATTGGAAGCATAATGTTATCAAATAACATTCGGGATCTAGATAATGACAAAGAAAACGGCCGTAAGACAATCGCCATTTTACTTGGCAGGAAAAAGGCCGTTAATTTCTTGGCCATATTATTTATCGCGGCCTATGGGTTTACTGCAATCTTTATTATAGCAGGAATGCTCCCTTTATGGTCTATAATTACATTTCTTAGTGTGAAAAAGGCAATAGAAGTTATTAAAAATTTCCGCGGGAAAACACAACCAATTGAAATGATGCCAGCAATGGTCGCTACTGGAAAAACAAATACCATCTATGGATCTTTACTTGGTTTATCGTTATTGATCAGCTCGTTTATTTAA
- a CDS encoding hotdog fold thioesterase: protein MTLENTLIEALGIELVSLDKHLVVLTMPVDKRTHQPAGFLHGGASAALAETAASIGANAQVDPEKSIVFGIEINANHIKSKRDGVVTAKATPLHIGKTTMVWDIKIVDEQDNLISASRCTIGVVPRKANN, encoded by the coding sequence ATGACCTTAGAAAACACACTAATAGAAGCACTTGGTATCGAGTTAGTATCATTGGATAAACATTTAGTTGTGCTGACAATGCCTGTTGATAAGCGAACCCATCAACCAGCTGGATTCTTACATGGTGGAGCAAGTGCAGCACTTGCAGAAACGGCTGCCAGTATCGGTGCAAATGCACAAGTGGATCCTGAAAAATCAATTGTATTTGGGATTGAAATTAACGCAAATCATATAAAAAGCAAACGTGACGGTGTCGTAACAGCTAAAGCTACTCCACTGCATATAGGAAAAACAACGATGGTATGGGATATCAAAATAGTGGATGAACAAGATAACCTTATATCTGCATCAAGATGCACAATCGGAGTTGTCCCAAGAAAAGCGAACAATTAA
- the menD gene encoding 2-succinyl-5-enolpyruvyl-6-hydroxy-3-cyclohexene-1-carboxylic-acid synthase — MNHIEVLTRYTANFIDELSKNGLTDIVISPGSRSTPLALTASEHKGIKEWIILDERSAAFFALGIAKETKRPVALICTSGTAAANYFPAIVEAYYSRVPLLVLTADRPHELRDVGAPQAIEQIKLYGDYVKWFHEMALPEATPNMLGYVRSKAGIAIYKAEEGNAGPVHLNFPLREPLHIDFSLDNIWGSENEKPFTSTFDGMKKLPDQQVQQLVDRLQRKKKGIIVCGPQINEHFAEAITRLAAKWGLPILADPLSQVRAGNHDKTQIIEGYDAILRSEAVREQLKPDFIIRFGAMPVSKPYLFYVKQHQHATQFIVENHAGYREPAGNRTEIIFADPILLCEDLIAASPGMDVDSHWLRTWQDMNQTAKKHLLSGSSNQVTEGEAVRGLMDVIPTNSSLYVGNSMAVRDVDTFFMTTDKHISILANRGANGIDGMISSGLGAATTGKPITLLLGDLSFFHDMNGLLASKQYKLNLTIVLINNNGGGIFSFLPQAKDPKHFEALFGTPVDIDFGQAITMYGGSHTVVTHEAELKDVLTTSYQELGLSVVEVKTERTENVEWHREKWQAIEQELLKKGE, encoded by the coding sequence ATGAACCATATAGAAGTTTTAACACGTTATACAGCAAATTTCATAGATGAACTTTCAAAAAACGGCTTAACGGATATTGTTATTTCACCAGGATCCAGATCAACGCCTCTTGCATTAACAGCGTCTGAGCATAAAGGTATTAAAGAGTGGATCATTCTTGATGAACGATCTGCTGCCTTTTTTGCACTAGGTATTGCCAAAGAAACCAAACGTCCAGTTGCCCTTATTTGTACTTCTGGTACAGCAGCAGCTAATTATTTTCCTGCAATTGTCGAAGCATATTATAGTAGGGTTCCCTTACTGGTTCTAACAGCTGATCGCCCACATGAATTAAGAGATGTCGGTGCGCCACAAGCCATTGAACAAATTAAATTATATGGGGACTATGTAAAATGGTTTCATGAAATGGCATTGCCTGAGGCTACACCTAATATGTTAGGATATGTAAGAAGCAAGGCAGGAATTGCCATTTATAAGGCTGAAGAAGGAAACGCAGGACCTGTCCATTTAAATTTTCCATTACGAGAGCCGCTTCATATAGACTTTTCTTTGGATAATATATGGGGGAGCGAGAATGAAAAACCCTTCACTTCAACATTTGATGGAATGAAAAAACTGCCAGATCAACAAGTACAACAACTTGTAGACAGACTCCAACGTAAAAAGAAAGGCATTATTGTTTGTGGACCACAGATAAATGAACATTTTGCAGAAGCCATTACACGACTTGCAGCGAAATGGGGACTTCCTATACTTGCGGATCCCTTATCCCAGGTGAGAGCAGGCAATCATGATAAAACTCAAATTATTGAAGGTTATGATGCTATTTTGCGTAGTGAAGCAGTTCGTGAACAGCTGAAGCCAGACTTCATTATACGTTTTGGAGCAATGCCTGTATCCAAGCCCTATCTTTTTTACGTAAAACAGCATCAACATGCCACGCAGTTTATTGTGGAAAATCATGCAGGATACCGAGAACCTGCAGGTAATAGAACGGAAATTATTTTTGCCGATCCAATCTTACTTTGTGAAGATCTTATAGCAGCATCACCTGGTATGGATGTAGATAGTCACTGGTTGAGAACATGGCAGGACATGAATCAGACAGCAAAAAAACACTTACTGTCTGGATCAAGCAATCAAGTAACTGAGGGAGAGGCTGTAAGAGGTCTAATGGATGTTATTCCTACTAACAGCAGTTTATATGTTGGTAACAGCATGGCAGTGAGAGACGTGGATACATTCTTCATGACAACGGATAAGCACATTTCCATTTTAGCCAATCGTGGAGCTAACGGAATCGATGGAATGATATCAAGTGGACTTGGTGCCGCTACTACTGGAAAGCCCATAACCTTATTGCTTGGAGATTTGTCTTTCTTTCATGACATGAATGGGTTACTGGCGTCAAAGCAATATAAGCTTAATCTAACAATCGTATTAATTAATAATAATGGGGGCGGGATCTTTTCCTTTTTACCACAAGCAAAGGATCCAAAACACTTTGAAGCATTGTTTGGCACGCCGGTGGATATTGATTTTGGACAAGCGATTACGATGTATGGTGGAAGTCACACCGTCGTTACGCATGAAGCGGAACTAAAAGATGTACTCACAACCAGTTATCAGGAGCTAGGGTTATCCGTTGTCGAAGTGAAAACGGAAAGAACTGAAAATGTAGAATGGCATCGTGAAAAGTGGCAAGCAATTGAGCAAGAACTCTTAAAGAAGGGGGAATGA
- a CDS encoding isochorismate synthase, which yields MIEVKETPIEELLDRVISNLPSNKKYQLVSITKKIKEVNTLHFFEGAKALNKDRIFWTSTAEQYDVVGIGNAYEIHAKENRFEITENKWNELLANAKIFNPYQVAGTGVVALGGMAFDPKKEQTHLWEKFSPSQFTIPAFILTKNNNNYYFTINTYVTKDDHPRQLATEIEHQESLLFRNMEQPSDHLTINEKIEVKPDKWRETVRQAREAIRTNKAEKIVLAREMRLKFNKEANIASILQKLIDKHANSYIFAFEKGEDCFVGATPERLVKLNGEQLLSTCLAGTAPRGKTKEEDLKISQDLLKDEKNRQEHEFVVKMIKGALETYSTEIEIPNEPIVYPLKNLQHLYTPVTAILKDGYSIFDIVKQLHPTPALGGTPNKESMAFIRDHELLDRGWYGAPVGWLDSNQNSEFAVAIRSGLIQGNEASLFAGGGIVKDSNLEEEYEETTIKFKPMLSVLGD from the coding sequence ATGATTGAAGTCAAGGAAACACCAATAGAGGAACTATTAGACAGGGTCATTTCAAATTTGCCTTCTAATAAAAAGTATCAGCTAGTAAGTATCACAAAAAAAATTAAAGAAGTGAATACCCTTCACTTTTTCGAAGGTGCTAAAGCACTTAATAAAGATCGCATATTTTGGACAAGCACTGCAGAACAATATGATGTTGTTGGCATTGGCAATGCGTATGAAATTCATGCAAAAGAAAATCGTTTTGAAATAACAGAGAATAAATGGAATGAATTGTTGGCTAATGCAAAGATTTTTAATCCATACCAAGTAGCAGGTACTGGAGTAGTAGCGCTTGGTGGAATGGCGTTTGATCCGAAAAAGGAGCAAACACATTTATGGGAAAAATTTAGCCCGAGTCAGTTCACGATACCAGCGTTTATCTTAACAAAAAATAATAATAATTATTATTTTACAATAAATACGTATGTGACAAAAGATGACCATCCCCGTCAATTGGCAACGGAAATAGAACATCAAGAATCATTATTATTTCGTAATATGGAACAACCATCCGATCATTTAACGATTAATGAAAAAATAGAAGTTAAACCAGATAAATGGAGAGAAACCGTTCGTCAAGCTCGAGAAGCGATTCGTACAAACAAAGCTGAAAAAATTGTATTGGCGCGTGAGATGCGTTTGAAATTTAATAAAGAAGCAAATATTGCCTCCATTCTCCAAAAACTAATCGATAAACATGCTAATAGTTATATTTTTGCATTTGAAAAGGGAGAGGATTGCTTCGTTGGAGCAACCCCAGAACGATTAGTCAAACTTAACGGGGAACAGCTATTATCGACATGTTTAGCAGGTACAGCCCCAAGGGGTAAAACAAAAGAAGAAGATTTGAAAATCAGCCAGGATCTTCTGAAAGACGAAAAAAATCGTCAGGAACATGAATTTGTTGTTAAAATGATTAAGGGAGCGCTGGAAACGTATAGTACAGAAATTGAAATTCCAAACGAACCAATTGTCTATCCGCTAAAAAATTTACAGCATTTGTATACACCCGTTACGGCTATTCTAAAAGATGGGTACAGTATCTTTGATATCGTGAAGCAATTACACCCCACCCCAGCACTTGGTGGAACACCAAACAAGGAATCAATGGCTTTTATTCGTGATCATGAATTATTGGATCGTGGCTGGTACGGAGCACCGGTCGGTTGGTTGGATAGTAACCAAAACAGTGAATTTGCTGTAGCCATTCGCTCTGGGCTTATACAAGGAAATGAAGCTTCCTTATTTGCAGGTGGTGGCATTGTAAAAGATTCCAATCTGGAAGAAGAATACGAGGAAACGACCATTAAATTTAAACCAATGCTTTCCGTCCTAGGAGACTAA
- a CDS encoding TraR/DksA C4-type zinc finger protein has translation MTKHEKLTDEKIMHIKKRLQELKNENEEKLESNKGTNPNDETQELADHANHPGDLGTEQFEQERDAGLDLVREDRLQDINDALERIANGTYGLSEKSGKPIPIERLEAQPAARNLVEEEE, from the coding sequence ATGACCAAACATGAAAAACTTACGGATGAAAAAATAATGCATATCAAAAAACGTTTACAAGAACTGAAAAATGAGAATGAGGAAAAACTTGAATCAAATAAAGGCACCAACCCGAATGATGAAACACAAGAACTGGCAGACCATGCTAATCACCCAGGCGATTTAGGTACAGAACAATTTGAGCAGGAGCGTGATGCTGGCCTTGATCTCGTTCGAGAAGATCGCCTGCAGGATATTAATGATGCGCTGGAACGTATTGCCAACGGGACATACGGTTTAAGTGAGAAATCAGGAAAACCAATACCAATAGAGCGACTTGAAGCACAGCCGGCTGCAAGGAACCTGGTCGAAGAAGAAGAATAA
- a CDS encoding ECF transporter S component, with product MQPTNMQSSKLLKLIILALMGTISLVLFFLNFPLPLLPAYLKIDFSEVPALIAAFIFSPIAGVIVVAIKNLLYLLVSGAGDPIGVFANFLAGVMFIVPISVIYHKFKGVKSIVSGLVTGTIVMALGMSVLNYFFILPAYAWFMGWEMTGQIKWISVIAGVLPFNIIKGIVVGLLFIPLFVKMRNWIEQQQAKVI from the coding sequence ATGCAACCTACAAACATGCAATCATCTAAGCTTTTGAAACTTATTATTTTAGCTTTAATGGGAACGATATCGCTAGTCTTGTTCTTTTTAAATTTTCCGTTACCACTGTTACCAGCTTATTTAAAGATTGATTTTAGTGAGGTACCGGCATTAATTGCAGCCTTTATATTTTCACCTATTGCAGGTGTTATCGTAGTTGCGATTAAAAATTTACTGTACTTACTTGTATCCGGAGCAGGTGACCCGATAGGTGTTTTTGCAAACTTTTTGGCAGGTGTTATGTTTATTGTGCCAATTTCAGTGATTTACCATAAATTTAAAGGAGTCAAAAGCATTGTTTCAGGTTTGGTGACAGGTACAATTGTTATGGCTTTAGGTATGAGTGTGTTAAATTATTTCTTTATTTTACCAGCATATGCATGGTTTATGGGCTGGGAAATGACGGGACAGATAAAATGGATATCCGTAATTGCAGGTGTTCTGCCATTTAATATTATTAAAGGGATCGTTGTAGGATTATTGTTTATTCCCTTATTTGTAAAAATGCGCAATTGGATAGAACAACAGCAAGCAAAGGTAATATAG